In Erinaceus europaeus chromosome 10, mEriEur2.1, whole genome shotgun sequence, one DNA window encodes the following:
- the PLEKHN1 gene encoding pleckstrin homology domain-containing family N member 1 isoform X3 — MGNSHCVPQAPRRLRASFSRKPSLKGHRDDSTRKLAGLCPEVGPDGDAADKIFYYIPGSDIPGLESQRESLEQPILSVFRKGRRQVPVRNLGKVVHYSKVQLRFQHSQDTSDCYLELFPSHLYFQAVGSEGLTFQGLLPLTELSLCPLEGTKEHGFQITSPLPTPLLVLCPSQAELGRWLYHLDKQMTLVAGLRHCHSAPLQGPTEDELPWTLQRRLSRLRTASGRLVEGSAICASRVKLQHLPAQGELPLSAVHINLEEKDKQIRSFLIEGPLINSIRVLCATYEDYSRWLLCLQELASRDTPSAPPSLLGLRLPAHAVAGALGSLPSDGRASWDSGCPATSSAHTSQSLPDSCHAQPAPEQDPPGCSSITRQRAELRRGGSSRSPRSKVCGEGPGPAPLLHLDLTKLSVDTSAQTTEQSLEAPHSPLYADPYTPPATTHHRVTDVRGLDQFISAMQSSLGPEPSNQFPRVPVSVPVTDPQLPSRKGPPPPRTSLHHRGSFKGRAVQPPGSPQLVSSSKEESPQPLPPPADSCTPWSYDIWDKALSPSHQRGARRHALETEGGLIQWI, encoded by the exons ATGGGGAACAGCCACTGTGTCCCACAGGCCCCTCGCAGGCTGCGTGCTTCCTTCTCCAGAAAGCCCTCGCTGAAGGGACACAG GGATGACAGCACCAGGAAGCTGGCTGGCCTCTGCCCCGAAGTTGGTCCCGATGGGGACGCTGCTGACAAGATCTTCTACTACATCCCAGGCTCG GATATCCCAGGCCTGGAGAGCCAGCGAGAGAGCCTGGAGCAGCCAATCCTGAGCGTGTTCCGGAAGGGCCGGCGGCAGGTGCCTGTGAGGAACCTGGGCAAGGTGGTTCACTACAGCAAGGTCCAGCTACGCTTCCAGCACAGTCAG GACACCAGTGACTGCTACCTGGAGCTCTTTCCCTCCCACCTCTACTTCCAAGCCGTGGGCTCggaggggctcactttccag GGGCTGTTGCCACTGACTGAGCTGAGCTTGTGCCCACTGGAGGGCACCAAGGAGCACGGCTTCCAGATCACAA GCCCACTGCCCACGCCCCTCCTGGTGCTGTGCCCCAGCCAGGCTGAGCTGGGCCGCTGGCTCTACCACCTGGACAAACAGATGACGCTGGTTGCAGGGCTGCGGCACTGCCACTCAGCACCCCTCCAG ggtcccactgaggatgagctCCCCTGGACTCTACAGCGCAGGCTGAGCCGGCTTCGGACAGCGTCAGGGCGTCTTGTGGAGGGCAGCGCCatctgtgcctccagggttaaacTGCAGCACTTGCCCGCGCAG ggggagctcCCACTCAGCGCCGTGCATATCAACCTGGAGGAGAAGGACAAGCAGATCCGCTCCTTCCTCATTGAAG GACCCCTCATTAACTCCATCCGTGTTCTGTGTGCCACCTACGAGGACTACAGCCGCTGGCTGCTGTGCCTGCAGGAGCTGGCCAGCCGGGATACTCCCTCTGCTCCCCCGAGTCTGCTGGGACTGCGGCTACCGGCACAT GCGGTGGCTGGTGCCCTAGGCTCCCTCCCCTCTGATGGGCGAGCCAGCTGGGACTCGGGGTGCCCAGCCACCTCCTCTGCCCATACCAGTCAATCCCTCCCGGATTCCTGCCATGCACAGCCTGCACCT GAGCAGGACCCCCCTGGCTGCTCCAGCATCACCAGGCAGAGGGCAGAGCTCAGGCGGGGAGGCAGCAGCCGGTCCCCCAGGAGCAAGGTCTGTGGGGAAGGGCCTGGACCGGCCCCCCTGCTGCACCTGGACCTGACCAAG CTGAGTGTGGACACTAGTGCCCAGACCACAGAGCAGTCCCTGGAGGCCCCACACTCCCCACTCTACGCTGACCCCTACACACCTCCTGCCACCACACATCACAGGGTTACAGACGTGCGGGGCCTGGACCAG TTCATCAGCGCCATGCAGAGCTCACTTGGACCCGAGCCCTCCAACCAGTTCCCCCGGGTGCCAGTGTCTGTGCCGGTTACTGACCCCCAGTTGCCATCAAGGAAGGGTCCCCCACCGCCTCGCACCTCCCTGCACCACCGAGGCTCTTTCAAGGGCCGGGCAGTACAGCCCCCAGGCTCTCCTCAGCTA GTATCCTCTTCAAAAGAAGagtccccccagcccctgccacctcctgcag ACAGCTGCACCCCCTGGAGCTACGACATCTGGGACAAGGCCTTGTCTCCTTCCCATCAGCGGGGTGCCCGGAGGCATGCCCTTGAGACTGAGGGGGGGCTGATCCAATGGATCTGA
- the PLEKHN1 gene encoding pleckstrin homology domain-containing family N member 1 isoform X1 has protein sequence MGNSHCVPQAPRRLRASFSRKPSLKGHRDDSTRKLAGLCPEVGPDGDAADKIFYYIPGSDIPGLESQRESLEQPILSVFRKGRRQVPVRNLGKVVHYSKVQLRFQHSQDTSDCYLELFPSHLYFQAVGSEGLTFQGLLPLTELSLCPLEGTKEHGFQITSPLPTPLLVLCPSQAELGRWLYHLDKQMTLVAGLRHCHSAPLQGPTEDELPWTLQRRLSRLRTASGRLVEGSAICASRVKLQHLPAQEQWDRLLILYPTSLAIFSEEAEGLCFKGELPLSAVHINLEEKDKQIRSFLIEGPLINSIRVLCATYEDYSRWLLCLQELASRDTPSAPPSLLGLRLPAHAVAGALGSLPSDGRASWDSGCPATSSAHTSQSLPDSCHAQPAPEQDPPGCSSITRQRAELRRGGSSRSPRSKVCGEGPGPAPLLHLDLTKLSVDTSAQTTEQSLEAPHSPLYADPYTPPATTHHRVTDVRGLDQFISAMQSSLGPEPSNQFPRVPVSVPVTDPQLPSRKGPPPPRTSLHHRGSFKGRAVQPPGSPQLVSSSKEESPQPLPPPADSCTPWSYDIWDKALSPSHQRGARRHALETEGGLIQWI, from the exons ATGGGGAACAGCCACTGTGTCCCACAGGCCCCTCGCAGGCTGCGTGCTTCCTTCTCCAGAAAGCCCTCGCTGAAGGGACACAG GGATGACAGCACCAGGAAGCTGGCTGGCCTCTGCCCCGAAGTTGGTCCCGATGGGGACGCTGCTGACAAGATCTTCTACTACATCCCAGGCTCG GATATCCCAGGCCTGGAGAGCCAGCGAGAGAGCCTGGAGCAGCCAATCCTGAGCGTGTTCCGGAAGGGCCGGCGGCAGGTGCCTGTGAGGAACCTGGGCAAGGTGGTTCACTACAGCAAGGTCCAGCTACGCTTCCAGCACAGTCAG GACACCAGTGACTGCTACCTGGAGCTCTTTCCCTCCCACCTCTACTTCCAAGCCGTGGGCTCggaggggctcactttccag GGGCTGTTGCCACTGACTGAGCTGAGCTTGTGCCCACTGGAGGGCACCAAGGAGCACGGCTTCCAGATCACAA GCCCACTGCCCACGCCCCTCCTGGTGCTGTGCCCCAGCCAGGCTGAGCTGGGCCGCTGGCTCTACCACCTGGACAAACAGATGACGCTGGTTGCAGGGCTGCGGCACTGCCACTCAGCACCCCTCCAG ggtcccactgaggatgagctCCCCTGGACTCTACAGCGCAGGCTGAGCCGGCTTCGGACAGCGTCAGGGCGTCTTGTGGAGGGCAGCGCCatctgtgcctccagggttaaacTGCAGCACTTGCCCGCGCAG gagcagtgggacCGGCTCCTCATCCTGTACCCCACTTCTCTGGCCATTTTCTCTGAGGAGGCAGAAGGCCTTTGCTTTAAG ggggagctcCCACTCAGCGCCGTGCATATCAACCTGGAGGAGAAGGACAAGCAGATCCGCTCCTTCCTCATTGAAG GACCCCTCATTAACTCCATCCGTGTTCTGTGTGCCACCTACGAGGACTACAGCCGCTGGCTGCTGTGCCTGCAGGAGCTGGCCAGCCGGGATACTCCCTCTGCTCCCCCGAGTCTGCTGGGACTGCGGCTACCGGCACAT GCGGTGGCTGGTGCCCTAGGCTCCCTCCCCTCTGATGGGCGAGCCAGCTGGGACTCGGGGTGCCCAGCCACCTCCTCTGCCCATACCAGTCAATCCCTCCCGGATTCCTGCCATGCACAGCCTGCACCT GAGCAGGACCCCCCTGGCTGCTCCAGCATCACCAGGCAGAGGGCAGAGCTCAGGCGGGGAGGCAGCAGCCGGTCCCCCAGGAGCAAGGTCTGTGGGGAAGGGCCTGGACCGGCCCCCCTGCTGCACCTGGACCTGACCAAG CTGAGTGTGGACACTAGTGCCCAGACCACAGAGCAGTCCCTGGAGGCCCCACACTCCCCACTCTACGCTGACCCCTACACACCTCCTGCCACCACACATCACAGGGTTACAGACGTGCGGGGCCTGGACCAG TTCATCAGCGCCATGCAGAGCTCACTTGGACCCGAGCCCTCCAACCAGTTCCCCCGGGTGCCAGTGTCTGTGCCGGTTACTGACCCCCAGTTGCCATCAAGGAAGGGTCCCCCACCGCCTCGCACCTCCCTGCACCACCGAGGCTCTTTCAAGGGCCGGGCAGTACAGCCCCCAGGCTCTCCTCAGCTA GTATCCTCTTCAAAAGAAGagtccccccagcccctgccacctcctgcag ACAGCTGCACCCCCTGGAGCTACGACATCTGGGACAAGGCCTTGTCTCCTTCCCATCAGCGGGGTGCCCGGAGGCATGCCCTTGAGACTGAGGGGGGGCTGATCCAATGGATCTGA
- the PLEKHN1 gene encoding pleckstrin homology domain-containing family N member 1 isoform X2, with translation MGNSHCVPQAPRRLRASFSRKPSLKGHRDDSTRKLAGLCPEVGPDGDAADKIFYYIPGSDIPGLESQRESLEQPILSVFRKGRRQVPVRNLGKVVHYSKVQLRFQHSQDTSDCYLELFPSHLYFQAVGSEGLTFQGLLPLTELSLCPLEGTKEHGFQITSPLPTPLLVLCPSQAELGRWLYHLDKQMTLVAGLRHCHSAPLQRRLSRLRTASGRLVEGSAICASRVKLQHLPAQEQWDRLLILYPTSLAIFSEEAEGLCFKGELPLSAVHINLEEKDKQIRSFLIEGPLINSIRVLCATYEDYSRWLLCLQELASRDTPSAPPSLLGLRLPAHAVAGALGSLPSDGRASWDSGCPATSSAHTSQSLPDSCHAQPAPEQDPPGCSSITRQRAELRRGGSSRSPRSKVCGEGPGPAPLLHLDLTKLSVDTSAQTTEQSLEAPHSPLYADPYTPPATTHHRVTDVRGLDQFISAMQSSLGPEPSNQFPRVPVSVPVTDPQLPSRKGPPPPRTSLHHRGSFKGRAVQPPGSPQLVSSSKEESPQPLPPPADSCTPWSYDIWDKALSPSHQRGARRHALETEGGLIQWI, from the exons ATGGGGAACAGCCACTGTGTCCCACAGGCCCCTCGCAGGCTGCGTGCTTCCTTCTCCAGAAAGCCCTCGCTGAAGGGACACAG GGATGACAGCACCAGGAAGCTGGCTGGCCTCTGCCCCGAAGTTGGTCCCGATGGGGACGCTGCTGACAAGATCTTCTACTACATCCCAGGCTCG GATATCCCAGGCCTGGAGAGCCAGCGAGAGAGCCTGGAGCAGCCAATCCTGAGCGTGTTCCGGAAGGGCCGGCGGCAGGTGCCTGTGAGGAACCTGGGCAAGGTGGTTCACTACAGCAAGGTCCAGCTACGCTTCCAGCACAGTCAG GACACCAGTGACTGCTACCTGGAGCTCTTTCCCTCCCACCTCTACTTCCAAGCCGTGGGCTCggaggggctcactttccag GGGCTGTTGCCACTGACTGAGCTGAGCTTGTGCCCACTGGAGGGCACCAAGGAGCACGGCTTCCAGATCACAA GCCCACTGCCCACGCCCCTCCTGGTGCTGTGCCCCAGCCAGGCTGAGCTGGGCCGCTGGCTCTACCACCTGGACAAACAGATGACGCTGGTTGCAGGGCTGCGGCACTGCCACTCAGCACCCCTCCAG CGCAGGCTGAGCCGGCTTCGGACAGCGTCAGGGCGTCTTGTGGAGGGCAGCGCCatctgtgcctccagggttaaacTGCAGCACTTGCCCGCGCAG gagcagtgggacCGGCTCCTCATCCTGTACCCCACTTCTCTGGCCATTTTCTCTGAGGAGGCAGAAGGCCTTTGCTTTAAG ggggagctcCCACTCAGCGCCGTGCATATCAACCTGGAGGAGAAGGACAAGCAGATCCGCTCCTTCCTCATTGAAG GACCCCTCATTAACTCCATCCGTGTTCTGTGTGCCACCTACGAGGACTACAGCCGCTGGCTGCTGTGCCTGCAGGAGCTGGCCAGCCGGGATACTCCCTCTGCTCCCCCGAGTCTGCTGGGACTGCGGCTACCGGCACAT GCGGTGGCTGGTGCCCTAGGCTCCCTCCCCTCTGATGGGCGAGCCAGCTGGGACTCGGGGTGCCCAGCCACCTCCTCTGCCCATACCAGTCAATCCCTCCCGGATTCCTGCCATGCACAGCCTGCACCT GAGCAGGACCCCCCTGGCTGCTCCAGCATCACCAGGCAGAGGGCAGAGCTCAGGCGGGGAGGCAGCAGCCGGTCCCCCAGGAGCAAGGTCTGTGGGGAAGGGCCTGGACCGGCCCCCCTGCTGCACCTGGACCTGACCAAG CTGAGTGTGGACACTAGTGCCCAGACCACAGAGCAGTCCCTGGAGGCCCCACACTCCCCACTCTACGCTGACCCCTACACACCTCCTGCCACCACACATCACAGGGTTACAGACGTGCGGGGCCTGGACCAG TTCATCAGCGCCATGCAGAGCTCACTTGGACCCGAGCCCTCCAACCAGTTCCCCCGGGTGCCAGTGTCTGTGCCGGTTACTGACCCCCAGTTGCCATCAAGGAAGGGTCCCCCACCGCCTCGCACCTCCCTGCACCACCGAGGCTCTTTCAAGGGCCGGGCAGTACAGCCCCCAGGCTCTCCTCAGCTA GTATCCTCTTCAAAAGAAGagtccccccagcccctgccacctcctgcag ACAGCTGCACCCCCTGGAGCTACGACATCTGGGACAAGGCCTTGTCTCCTTCCCATCAGCGGGGTGCCCGGAGGCATGCCCTTGAGACTGAGGGGGGGCTGATCCAATGGATCTGA
- the PLEKHN1 gene encoding pleckstrin homology domain-containing family N member 1 isoform X4 produces the protein MGNSHCVPQAPRRLRASFSRKPSLKGHRDDSTRKLAGLCPEVGPDGDAADKIFYYIPGSDIPGLESQRESLEQPILSVFRKGRRQVPVRNLGKVVHYSKVQLRFQHSQDTSDCYLELFPSHLYFQAVGSEGLTFQGLLPLTELSLCPLEGTKEHGFQITSPLPTPLLVLCPSQAELGRWLYHLDKQMTLVAGLRHCHSAPLQRRLSRLRTASGRLVEGSAICASRVKLQHLPAQGELPLSAVHINLEEKDKQIRSFLIEGPLINSIRVLCATYEDYSRWLLCLQELASRDTPSAPPSLLGLRLPAHAVAGALGSLPSDGRASWDSGCPATSSAHTSQSLPDSCHAQPAPEQDPPGCSSITRQRAELRRGGSSRSPRSKVCGEGPGPAPLLHLDLTKLSVDTSAQTTEQSLEAPHSPLYADPYTPPATTHHRVTDVRGLDQFISAMQSSLGPEPSNQFPRVPVSVPVTDPQLPSRKGPPPPRTSLHHRGSFKGRAVQPPGSPQLVSSSKEESPQPLPPPADSCTPWSYDIWDKALSPSHQRGARRHALETEGGLIQWI, from the exons ATGGGGAACAGCCACTGTGTCCCACAGGCCCCTCGCAGGCTGCGTGCTTCCTTCTCCAGAAAGCCCTCGCTGAAGGGACACAG GGATGACAGCACCAGGAAGCTGGCTGGCCTCTGCCCCGAAGTTGGTCCCGATGGGGACGCTGCTGACAAGATCTTCTACTACATCCCAGGCTCG GATATCCCAGGCCTGGAGAGCCAGCGAGAGAGCCTGGAGCAGCCAATCCTGAGCGTGTTCCGGAAGGGCCGGCGGCAGGTGCCTGTGAGGAACCTGGGCAAGGTGGTTCACTACAGCAAGGTCCAGCTACGCTTCCAGCACAGTCAG GACACCAGTGACTGCTACCTGGAGCTCTTTCCCTCCCACCTCTACTTCCAAGCCGTGGGCTCggaggggctcactttccag GGGCTGTTGCCACTGACTGAGCTGAGCTTGTGCCCACTGGAGGGCACCAAGGAGCACGGCTTCCAGATCACAA GCCCACTGCCCACGCCCCTCCTGGTGCTGTGCCCCAGCCAGGCTGAGCTGGGCCGCTGGCTCTACCACCTGGACAAACAGATGACGCTGGTTGCAGGGCTGCGGCACTGCCACTCAGCACCCCTCCAG CGCAGGCTGAGCCGGCTTCGGACAGCGTCAGGGCGTCTTGTGGAGGGCAGCGCCatctgtgcctccagggttaaacTGCAGCACTTGCCCGCGCAG ggggagctcCCACTCAGCGCCGTGCATATCAACCTGGAGGAGAAGGACAAGCAGATCCGCTCCTTCCTCATTGAAG GACCCCTCATTAACTCCATCCGTGTTCTGTGTGCCACCTACGAGGACTACAGCCGCTGGCTGCTGTGCCTGCAGGAGCTGGCCAGCCGGGATACTCCCTCTGCTCCCCCGAGTCTGCTGGGACTGCGGCTACCGGCACAT GCGGTGGCTGGTGCCCTAGGCTCCCTCCCCTCTGATGGGCGAGCCAGCTGGGACTCGGGGTGCCCAGCCACCTCCTCTGCCCATACCAGTCAATCCCTCCCGGATTCCTGCCATGCACAGCCTGCACCT GAGCAGGACCCCCCTGGCTGCTCCAGCATCACCAGGCAGAGGGCAGAGCTCAGGCGGGGAGGCAGCAGCCGGTCCCCCAGGAGCAAGGTCTGTGGGGAAGGGCCTGGACCGGCCCCCCTGCTGCACCTGGACCTGACCAAG CTGAGTGTGGACACTAGTGCCCAGACCACAGAGCAGTCCCTGGAGGCCCCACACTCCCCACTCTACGCTGACCCCTACACACCTCCTGCCACCACACATCACAGGGTTACAGACGTGCGGGGCCTGGACCAG TTCATCAGCGCCATGCAGAGCTCACTTGGACCCGAGCCCTCCAACCAGTTCCCCCGGGTGCCAGTGTCTGTGCCGGTTACTGACCCCCAGTTGCCATCAAGGAAGGGTCCCCCACCGCCTCGCACCTCCCTGCACCACCGAGGCTCTTTCAAGGGCCGGGCAGTACAGCCCCCAGGCTCTCCTCAGCTA GTATCCTCTTCAAAAGAAGagtccccccagcccctgccacctcctgcag ACAGCTGCACCCCCTGGAGCTACGACATCTGGGACAAGGCCTTGTCTCCTTCCCATCAGCGGGGTGCCCGGAGGCATGCCCTTGAGACTGAGGGGGGGCTGATCCAATGGATCTGA
- the PERM1 gene encoding PGC-1 and ERR-induced regulator in muscle protein 1, with the protein MENFQYSVQLSERDWAEFAAAADECGLQQISLASGDELPCSDIEQGDSSGSSPPGGRAWPCSRREDELVTQRLVSRSGCEPDQQTPSTSTQPGGDPAPPEPSTAAMQRLLQGPALRRPASGKPSPGIAPQESPSSPRTPQESPSSPGALPRSPGRKKRHAVARVGGHPGALVSCSEAQPEEGLLAEGARQGEQGPDGQSGHEWEARPCPPEPVGQPSTDPLRTSPRTRLARRAKSHKALSTPTSDPQQLNKAPSAPALDLQQLDTTPSIPALDPQQLNTALSIPTLNPRELNTAPLTPTLDPELLGTVSCIPASDPPQLGTALSAPTSDPQQLDMAPSRPSSKPQPPMALSIPTSSPQQQDMALSTPTSNSQQLDTALSTTSSKPQPEDLPLSTPACKLQPDRTLSTLSSKPPPDTALSIPASKVPPDTPLSTPSSEPQPDTALSKSASKPQVNVALYTPSSKPPPDMALSTPTSNSQQLSMTLSTPVSKAQVNTAQSTPSSKPQPDMALSTFSSKPQLEDLTLSTPICKLQPDTTLSPLSFKSQVNMALSTSPSEPRLNAGQPIPSPMVKAGAGTPAPASKASPPTALSSLAAQAPSNGGVFTPAPRSQTTPDVGVSCSESPGSHGEKPREEPPAGGPGPHNGDPQLAGKAARRKKVRFSMDESDPKSLEAMTLGPPSPVRPLALRTAAWDAGGPGAWDAVAVGSRPPQPRILKHLPPPTSSALGGPAPRSNFAVTLPEAYEFFFCDTIEEEDEDVEDSQASTEVQWPDVCEFFFRDTRAQRPRSCSVPAPDPPAPPPREPLAFPEAYEHFLGEDGPGGILGPAALLRLQALEAPTSGPLCTSPMAPSDALPRQLELALRGAGQPQAPLMSFNLSQRDMCLVFVAFATWAVRTSDLQTPDAWKTVLLANIGTVSAIRYFRRQVRRGYRSPSQSPSPSRSPSPSS; encoded by the exons ATGGAGAACTTCCAGTACAGCGTGCAGCTGAGTGAGAGGGACTGGGCAGAGTTTGCAGCTGCAGCTGATGAGTGCGGCCTCCAGCAGATCAGCCTGGCATCCGGAGACGAGCTCCCCTGTAGTGACATTGAGCAAGGGGACAGCAGTGGCAGCAGTCCCCCAGGGGGCAGGGCCTGGCCCTGCTCCAGACGGGAGGACGAGCTAGTCACCCAGCGGCTGGTCAGCAGGTCTGGGTGTGAGCCGGACCAGCAGACGCCCAGCACGTCCACACAGCCTGGGGGTGACCCGGCACCCCCAGAGCCATCCACAGCTGCCATGCAGAGGCTGCTGCAGGGGCCTGCCCTGCGCCGCCCAGCCTCCGGGAAGCCTTCCCCTGGCATAGCCCCCCAGGAGTCCCCCAGCAGCCCCAGGACCCCCCAGGAGTCCCCCAGCAGCCCTGGGGCTCTGCCACGCAGCCCCGGCAGGAAGAAGAGGCATGCAGTTGCCAGGGTGGGTGGGCATCCGGGCGCCCTTGTGTCCTGCTCTGAGGCCCAGCCTGAGGAAGGACTCCTTGCGGAGGGCGCCAGGCAGGGTGAGCAGGGTCCAGATGGCCAGAGTGGCCACGAGTGGGAGGCCAGGCCCTGTCCACCTGAACCTGTTGGACAGCCCAGCACAGATCCTCTCAGGACGAGCCCCAGAACCCGGCTGGCTCGAAGGGCCAAGTCACACAAGGCTCTGTCTACACCCACCTCAGACCCTCAGCAACTGAACAAAGCTCCATCTGCACCTGCCTTGGACCTTCAGCAACTGGATACTACTCCATCTATACCTGCCTTGGACCCTCAGCAACTGAACACAGCTCTGTCTATACCCACCTTGAACCCTCGGGAACTGAACACAGCTCCACTTACACCCACCTTGGACCCTGAGCTACTAGGTACTGTTTCATGTATACCTGCCTCGGACCCTCCGCAACTGGGCACTGCTCTGTCTGCACCCACCTCTGACCCTCAGCAGCTAGACATGGCTCCATCTAGACCCTCCTCCAAGCCACAGCCTCCTATGGCTCTGTCTATACCCACCTCAAGCCCGCAACAACAAGACATGGCTCTATCTACACCCACCTCAAATTCTCAGCAACTGGACACAGCTTTGTCTACAACCTCCTCCAAGCCTCAACCTGAGGACCTGCCTCTGTCTACACCTGCCTGCAAGCTTCAACCTGATAGAACTCTGTCTACACTCTCCTCTAAACCTCCACCAGACACAGCTCTATCTATACCTGCCTCTAAGGTGCCACCTGATACACCTCTGTCTACACCCTCTTCTGAGCCTCAACCTGACACAGCTCTGTCTAAATCTGCCTCCAAGCCTCAAGTCAACGTGGCTCTGTATACACCCTCCTCCAAACCTCCACCCGACATGGCTCTGTCTACACCCACCTCAAATTCTCAACAACTGAGCATGACTCTGTCTACACCTGTATCCAAGGCTCAAGTCAACACAGCTCAGTCTACGCCCTCTTCCAAGCCTCAACCTGACATGGCTCTGTCTACGTTCTCCTCCAAGCCTCAACTGGAGGACCTAACTCTGTCTACACCCATCTGCAAGCTTCAGCCTGATACAACTCTGTCCCCACTTTCTTTCAAGTCTCAAGTCAACATGGCTCTGTCTACATCCCCCTCCGAACCTAGACTGAATGCGGGTCAGCCTATACCCAGCCCAATGGTCAAGGCaggggcaggtacccctgctccTGCCTCCAAGGCCAGcccccccacagccctgtcctCCCTTGCTGCCCAGGCCCCTTCCAATGGGGGTGTGTTTACACCTGCCCCCCGGTCCCAGACTACTCCTGATGTGGGCGTGAGCTGCAGTGAGTCTCCAGGCAGCCATGGGGAGAAGCCCAGGGAAGAGCCCCCAGCAGGTGGCCCAGGACCCCACAACGGTGATCCCCAGCTAGCTGGCAAAGCCGCCAGGAGGAAGAAGGTGCGCTTCTCCATGGATGAGTCTGACCCCAAGTCACTGGAGGCCATGACCTTGGGCCCTCCCTCCCCTGTCCGGCCCTTAGCCCTCAGGACAGCTGCCTGGGACGCTGGGGGACCTGGAGCCTGGGATGCTGTGGCTGTGGGGTCCCGGCCACCTCAGCCTCGAATCCTTAAGCACCTGCCTCCCCCAACCTCCTCAGCCTTAGGGGGGCCGGCACCCAGGAGCAACTTTGCTGTGACACTCCCTGAGGCCTACGAGTTCTTCTTCTGCGATACCattgaggaggaggatgaagacgtCGAGGATAGTCAGGCCTCCACGGAGGTGCAGTGGCCCGATGTGTGCGAGTTCTTCTTCAGGGACACTAGGGCCCAGCGACCAAGGAGCTGCTCCGTTCCTGCTCCAGATCCACCAGCCCCCCCACCCAGGGAGCCTTTGGCCTTCCCTGAGGCCTACGAACACTTCCTGGGGGAGGATGGGCCAGGGGGCATCCTGGGCCCCGCAGCCCTGCTGCGCCTGCAGGCCTTGGAGGCCCCCACCTCAGGCCCCCTGTGCACAAGCCCCATGGCCCCCTCGGATGCCCTTCCTCGGCAGCTGGAGCTGGCGCTCAGGGGAGCAG ggcagccccaggctcccctcaTGTCATTTAACCTCAGCCAGAGGGACATGTGCCTGGTGTTCGTAGCCTTTGCCACCTGGGCCGTGAGGACCTCAGACCTACAGACCCCAGATGCCTGGAAAACAG TCTTGCTAGCCAACATCGGCACGGTGTCAGCCATCCGCTACTTCCGCCGGCAGGTGAGGCGAGGCTACCGCAGCCCAAGCCAGAGCCCAAGTCCCAGCCggagccccagccccagctcctaG